The proteins below come from a single Zhouia spongiae genomic window:
- a CDS encoding RagB/SusD family nutrient uptake outer membrane protein, with protein sequence MKIRTKNIINSIVLAGTLCLSSCSDFLDKNPLSAASTETFWKNENEAKNALAGVYQTLVTSHWIVGFGGLRTQMDGLSDDGYANASWPDLFNIPQSGDITSTTGGVVRNYYTIPYQGIAVCNDFLKNIDLVPDFDDTLKGHYIAEVRFIRAWHYATLAQMFGGVVLVPEDVDINNAQLPRSSMEETVEYILSDLNYSIDHLPDEVYEGRAVKGSALGLKMRVLLYNERWSEAAQIGQEIMASGRFSLGNNWAGIFDGTDQDANPGIMFSIVYQAPTMRHEYDRMYGDWASCAPVMDLVDEFECLDGKRIEDSEMYDPENPYLNRDPRMELTIVHVGEDRPYYGVPLEEGEKPTDHIWQKGLFLDQDPPSGASNSDQDIVLIRYADILLMYAEAMNEANGPSQQVIDAINLVRERTGIEMPPIVNTFDQDGLREQIRHERRVELAGEGLRFFDIKRWKIAHIVVPAQIVPGSVTESTPDGTHRVFEQKQYLWPIPQNEIDQNPLLDQNPGY encoded by the coding sequence ATGAAAATTAGAACTAAAAATATAATAAATAGTATTGTATTGGCCGGAACCCTGTGTTTAAGCTCATGCAGTGATTTTCTCGATAAAAACCCGCTTTCGGCCGCATCTACAGAAACGTTCTGGAAAAATGAGAATGAAGCAAAGAATGCGTTGGCCGGAGTTTACCAAACTTTGGTAACAAGCCATTGGATCGTAGGCTTCGGAGGTTTGCGAACGCAAATGGACGGCTTAAGTGATGACGGTTATGCAAATGCGAGTTGGCCGGATTTGTTTAATATTCCTCAGTCTGGTGATATCACTTCAACTACCGGTGGTGTGGTTAGGAATTATTATACGATTCCTTATCAGGGAATTGCTGTCTGCAATGATTTTTTGAAAAATATAGATCTTGTTCCTGACTTCGACGATACATTGAAGGGTCATTATATTGCCGAAGTAAGGTTTATCAGGGCATGGCATTATGCAACTTTGGCACAAATGTTTGGCGGGGTAGTTCTGGTACCTGAGGATGTAGATATTAACAATGCCCAACTGCCCAGGAGTTCTATGGAAGAAACAGTAGAATATATTTTAAGTGATCTGAATTACTCTATAGATCATTTGCCTGATGAAGTCTATGAGGGCAGAGCAGTTAAGGGTTCGGCCTTAGGTTTGAAAATGAGAGTCTTACTGTATAATGAAAGGTGGAGTGAAGCCGCCCAGATAGGACAAGAAATTATGGCCTCAGGACGCTTCTCGTTAGGAAATAACTGGGCAGGTATTTTTGATGGTACGGATCAGGATGCTAACCCCGGAATTATGTTTTCCATTGTCTATCAGGCACCGACCATGCGACATGAATACGACAGGATGTATGGCGATTGGGCATCTTGTGCCCCTGTGATGGATTTAGTAGATGAATTTGAGTGCCTTGACGGAAAAAGAATAGAGGATTCAGAAATGTATGACCCTGAAAACCCTTATCTCAACAGAGATCCGAGAATGGAATTAACAATAGTACATGTGGGAGAAGACAGGCCGTATTATGGCGTACCGCTCGAAGAAGGAGAGAAACCCACAGATCATATCTGGCAAAAAGGACTCTTCTTGGATCAGGATCCTCCTTCAGGCGCATCAAATAGCGATCAGGATATCGTTTTGATCAGGTATGCGGATATTTTGTTAATGTATGCTGAAGCTATGAATGAAGCTAACGGACCAAGTCAGCAAGTTATCGACGCCATTAACCTGGTAAGGGAAAGAACGGGGATAGAAATGCCTCCAATAGTAAACACCTTCGATCAGGACGGCCTAAGAGAACAGATAAGGCATGAGAGAAGGGTAGAGTTGGCCGGAGAAGGATTACGCTTTTTTGATATCAAAAGGTGGAAAATTGCCCATATTGTAGTTCCTGCCCAAATCGTTCCGGGTTCTGTCACCGAATCTACGCCTGATGGAACTCATAGGGTGTTTGAACAAAAACAATATTTATGGCCAATTCCACAAAATGAAATAGATCAAAACCCCTTATTAGATCAAAATCCCGGATACTAA
- a CDS encoding SusC/RagA family TonB-linked outer membrane protein: protein MSKTSNLLFKSQTKSYRSCLNLLKRNFGLIIYVSLSLLFHSAYAFSKPGINAETVNTIKNPQGFEVSGTVLDQNGTPLIGAGISEKGTMNGTQTDFDGNFSLTVAEKDAVLIVSYIGFLSQEVKVQGQSSVKVVLKEDVAALDEVVVVGYGTQKKTNLTGAVVSVGDRVLNKRKIANPSSMLQGVLPGLQVVQNSGAPNGNNATLLVRGFGTFSGAGVSPLVVIDGIPGELSGINPNDIETVTLLKDAASAAIYGSRAANGVILVTTKQGKKGKMSLTYDFNIGRHTPTTLPKLITNSAEYMELYNEAATNSSGASPIYTNEEINAYRNSTDETLYPNFDWLDFMVNPAYVQNHHLGLNGGSEKTTYSVGLGYINQPGTIEPYEYNKYNLRLNIVSQVKDWIRIGVNTSIGYDVTDDVGTENLYTSILSSGPTYAPTLPDGRYARNAYEKEVNGNRFQANPYAMSRELLSRRKGLQLQTNAFIDFSILDGLIWRIKGGLNLNNSKTKTFDGEFEAYNYHSGKLSKIENTNSLDISTFNDLYPVFYSHLTYDKMFGDHGVRVLGGYQMESYKYETLGLGRKSYFLNTVQEINAGPAATQYTSGNSEEWSMLSWFGRVNYAFKDKYLLEVNMRADGSSRFSEGNKWGYFPSFSLGWKLSEEDFMKNISWVSALKIRGSHGVLGNQDIGYYPYQNVLNIGANSPFIYGVYPIDGEIVTAVSASSLVNRDIKWETTTVTNIGFDMSLFNHKLGINFDWFNKMTDDILRRAQIPAYLGLNAPIINDGTLKNTGFELAANYRDVVGEVSYSVGGNVQAFKNELVKFGEREIGNLTINEEGHPYNDWYMWEWDGIFQSQSEIDNSAAQSPEPQPGDLKYKDQNNDGVIDQDDRIHISGAFPKFTYNFNISLEWRNFDLGMRFYGSHGGKKFLNNQGAAPFYKGTPPTTDWRNRWTPENPSTTMPRIYAGEDHSQIFNSMSTYFLRNVSYLRLQNMQIGYTLPEALTGKIGLSNLRVYYAGDNILTFSKLDGFDPERVGNSGTLANYPQNKIHSLGLSVNF from the coding sequence ATGAGTAAAACTTCAAATTTATTATTCAAAAGTCAGACAAAATCTTACAGAAGTTGTTTGAACTTATTAAAGAGGAACTTTGGTCTCATTATTTATGTATCCCTGAGCCTTTTGTTCCATAGTGCTTATGCTTTTTCAAAACCAGGTATTAATGCAGAAACTGTAAATACAATAAAAAATCCTCAAGGATTCGAGGTGTCGGGTACGGTGCTCGATCAGAATGGCACTCCATTGATAGGGGCCGGTATTAGTGAAAAGGGAACCATGAATGGTACCCAGACTGATTTTGACGGTAATTTCAGCCTGACAGTTGCTGAAAAAGATGCCGTTTTAATAGTGTCTTACATTGGTTTTTTATCTCAGGAAGTTAAAGTACAGGGGCAGAGCTCTGTAAAAGTAGTTCTGAAAGAAGACGTAGCAGCATTAGACGAGGTTGTCGTTGTCGGGTATGGCACCCAGAAAAAGACGAACCTGACCGGAGCTGTAGTATCTGTAGGCGATCGGGTGCTGAACAAACGGAAAATAGCTAATCCTTCCTCAATGTTACAGGGGGTTCTTCCCGGTTTGCAGGTAGTTCAGAATTCAGGGGCTCCGAATGGAAATAATGCTACCTTATTGGTAAGAGGGTTTGGTACATTTAGTGGAGCAGGAGTTAGCCCGTTGGTTGTTATTGACGGCATCCCTGGAGAACTTTCAGGAATAAATCCAAATGATATAGAAACAGTTACTTTATTAAAAGATGCTGCCTCGGCTGCCATCTATGGTTCCAGGGCAGCCAATGGTGTTATCTTGGTTACCACAAAACAAGGGAAGAAAGGAAAAATGTCGCTGACCTACGATTTTAATATAGGAAGGCACACACCGACTACGTTGCCAAAACTAATTACCAATTCGGCCGAGTATATGGAGCTCTATAATGAAGCGGCAACAAACTCTTCAGGAGCATCGCCAATATATACTAACGAAGAAATTAATGCTTACAGAAATTCAACAGATGAAACCTTATATCCGAATTTCGACTGGCTGGATTTTATGGTGAATCCTGCTTATGTGCAGAACCATCATCTAGGTTTGAATGGTGGTAGTGAGAAAACCACCTATAGCGTCGGTTTAGGATATATTAATCAACCGGGAACTATTGAGCCTTATGAATACAATAAATATAATTTACGTCTGAATATAGTTTCGCAGGTTAAAGATTGGATCAGGATAGGAGTCAATACCAGTATTGGCTATGATGTTACGGATGATGTCGGAACAGAAAATTTATACACATCTATTTTATCTTCAGGACCAACTTATGCTCCAACGCTTCCCGATGGAAGATATGCAAGAAATGCGTATGAGAAGGAGGTAAACGGGAATCGCTTTCAGGCTAATCCATATGCTATGTCACGCGAATTACTTTCCAGAAGAAAAGGATTGCAATTACAAACAAACGCTTTTATCGATTTCAGTATTTTGGATGGGTTAATCTGGCGGATAAAAGGAGGTTTAAATCTAAACAATTCAAAAACCAAAACATTTGACGGCGAATTTGAAGCCTACAATTACCATTCCGGCAAATTGTCCAAAATAGAGAATACCAATTCGTTAGATATCAGCACCTTCAACGACCTGTATCCGGTGTTCTATTCGCATTTAACTTACGACAAAATGTTTGGAGATCACGGGGTAAGAGTACTGGGAGGGTATCAAATGGAATCGTATAAATATGAAACCCTGGGTTTAGGCCGAAAATCTTATTTTCTTAATACTGTTCAAGAAATTAATGCAGGCCCGGCAGCCACACAATATACCTCTGGAAATTCGGAAGAGTGGTCTATGTTATCCTGGTTTGGACGGGTGAATTATGCATTTAAAGACAAGTATCTTTTAGAGGTCAATATGAGAGCCGATGGTTCTTCAAGATTTTCCGAAGGAAACAAATGGGGGTATTTCCCTTCGTTTTCTTTAGGATGGAAATTGAGTGAAGAAGATTTTATGAAAAATATTTCCTGGGTTTCTGCACTTAAGATTCGTGGATCACATGGAGTCTTGGGGAACCAGGATATAGGATACTACCCATATCAGAATGTGTTGAATATTGGCGCGAATTCACCATTTATATATGGGGTTTACCCGATTGACGGGGAAATAGTTACTGCGGTTTCAGCTTCTTCATTGGTAAACAGAGACATTAAATGGGAAACTACGACCGTAACCAATATTGGTTTTGATATGAGTTTGTTCAACCATAAACTGGGAATAAACTTCGACTGGTTCAATAAGATGACGGATGACATATTGCGCAGGGCACAGATCCCGGCTTACCTGGGGTTAAACGCACCGATTATTAACGATGGAACGTTAAAAAATACCGGATTCGAACTGGCTGCCAATTACCGTGATGTTGTAGGCGAAGTGTCCTATTCGGTAGGAGGGAATGTACAGGCCTTTAAAAACGAATTGGTGAAATTTGGAGAGAGAGAGATTGGTAATCTTACAATTAATGAAGAAGGCCATCCTTATAACGATTGGTATATGTGGGAATGGGATGGGATTTTTCAAAGCCAGTCTGAAATTGATAATTCGGCTGCTCAGTCGCCGGAACCTCAGCCTGGCGACCTGAAATACAAAGATCAAAATAATGATGGCGTAATAGACCAGGATGACAGGATTCATATCTCGGGTGCATTTCCAAAGTTTACCTATAATTTTAATATTTCTTTGGAGTGGAGAAACTTCGATTTGGGGATGCGTTTTTACGGATCACACGGAGGGAAGAAATTTTTGAATAATCAGGGAGCTGCTCCTTTCTACAAGGGGACTCCGCCAACCACAGATTGGAGAAACCGATGGACTCCTGAAAATCCAAGTACGACCATGCCTAGAATTTATGCGGGGGAAGACCATTCACAAATATTCAATTCGATGTCTACTTATTTCTTAAGAAATGTTTCTTATTTGAGATTACAGAATATGCAAATCGGTTATACATTGCCTGAAGCCCTGACAGGGAAGATAGGTTTGAGTAATTTAAGGGTGTATTATGCCGGAGACAATATTTTAACATTCAGTAAACTTGATGGGTTCGACCCCGAGAGAGTGGGTAATTCCGGGACTTTGGCCAATTATCCGCAAAACAAGATCCATTCACTTGGTTTATCTGTCAACTTTTAA
- a CDS encoding sodium:solute symporter family protein: MLDILDISIIICYLTATIAIGLIARKRAEKSKDDYLLGGKSLPWYMLGLSNASGMFDISGTMWLVTATFVYGLKSIWIPWLWPVFNQVFLMVYLSAWLRKSDVTTGAEWIWFRFGKGHGGKMSHTIVVVFAILSCLGFLTYGFIGLGKFAEIFIPWELVSAYIPFEVPPSYIPHFYGTLFTLFAVFYAILGGMSGIVFADLLQFGIMAVSAIAIAVIAWIAINNTPLHVPEGWMTPFFGWHLDLNWATIIPEVNQKIASDGYSLFGIFFMLMVFKGILCSIAGPAPNYDMQKILSTKSPKEAAKMSGFVSLALMPVRYLMIGGFAILGILFYHKLSLERNGIIDFENILPSAISSFVPTGLLGLLLAGLLAAFMSTFAGTLNAAQAYIVNDIYLSKKPHANASQIRRMSYLSGIAVVMISILLGFFVKDVNSITQWIVSALWGGYIVSNILKWHWWRFNGEGYFWGMLSGLVPAIIFPMVFDQTLELYLFPLLFLITLAGCIIGTYSAKHTDEEQLIRFYKKTRPWGFWKPIHDKVIVEDPEFEKNTSFKRDMFNVSIGIIAQTLLVLIPLYLILNDYIPLTFCIIILVVCGILLKKYWWNNLNDLQ; encoded by the coding sequence ATGTTAGATATTTTAGACATTTCAATTATAATATGCTATTTAACAGCCACCATCGCAATAGGCTTAATTGCAAGAAAAAGAGCTGAAAAAAGTAAAGACGATTATTTATTAGGAGGGAAATCATTGCCCTGGTATATGCTTGGGCTTTCCAACGCTTCAGGTATGTTTGATATATCGGGAACCATGTGGCTTGTAACTGCTACTTTTGTTTACGGATTAAAAAGTATATGGATTCCATGGCTCTGGCCGGTTTTTAACCAGGTCTTCTTAATGGTCTATCTTTCTGCCTGGCTTAGAAAATCAGATGTTACTACGGGAGCCGAATGGATATGGTTCCGCTTTGGTAAAGGGCACGGAGGAAAAATGTCTCATACGATTGTAGTCGTATTTGCCATTTTAAGCTGCCTGGGCTTCTTAACCTATGGTTTTATAGGACTTGGTAAGTTTGCTGAAATATTCATTCCCTGGGAATTGGTGAGCGCATATATCCCTTTTGAGGTTCCTCCAAGTTATATTCCGCATTTTTATGGTACACTATTTACTCTTTTTGCGGTTTTCTATGCTATTTTGGGTGGCATGTCCGGGATTGTTTTTGCCGACCTGTTACAATTCGGTATTATGGCCGTTTCAGCAATAGCCATCGCTGTAATAGCATGGATAGCGATCAATAATACTCCCCTTCATGTACCTGAGGGATGGATGACACCCTTTTTCGGTTGGCATTTGGATTTGAACTGGGCAACCATAATACCCGAGGTCAATCAAAAAATCGCATCAGACGGTTATTCCTTATTCGGTATATTCTTCATGCTGATGGTATTTAAAGGTATTCTATGTAGTATCGCCGGGCCTGCTCCCAATTATGACATGCAAAAGATCCTATCGACCAAATCTCCCAAAGAAGCTGCAAAAATGAGCGGATTTGTATCGTTGGCGCTCATGCCGGTCCGATACCTGATGATTGGGGGCTTCGCTATTCTCGGCATCCTTTTTTACCATAAATTATCCCTCGAAAGAAACGGAATTATTGATTTTGAGAACATCCTCCCTTCGGCAATCAGTAGTTTTGTCCCCACAGGGCTGCTGGGGTTACTGCTGGCCGGACTTCTAGCTGCTTTTATGTCTACATTCGCCGGGACATTAAACGCTGCTCAAGCCTATATTGTAAATGATATTTATTTAAGCAAAAAACCGCATGCTAATGCTTCGCAGATCAGGAGAATGAGTTACCTCAGCGGGATCGCAGTTGTTATGATAAGTATTCTGCTTGGCTTTTTTGTGAAAGATGTCAATTCTATTACTCAATGGATCGTTTCTGCCTTATGGGGTGGTTATATTGTGTCTAACATATTAAAATGGCATTGGTGGCGCTTTAACGGAGAAGGATATTTTTGGGGGATGCTCTCCGGTTTGGTTCCGGCCATTATATTTCCAATGGTGTTTGACCAAACCCTTGAACTTTATCTTTTCCCTTTACTTTTTCTCATAACATTGGCAGGATGCATAATAGGAACTTATTCTGCCAAACATACAGATGAAGAGCAACTGATCCGGTTTTATAAAAAAACCCGTCCCTGGGGATTTTGGAAACCCATCCACGATAAAGTAATCGTAGAAGATCCTGAATTTGAAAAAAACACTTCTTTTAAAAGGGATATGTTTAATGTTAGCATAGGGATTATAGCGCAAACGTTATTAGTACTTATTCCTCTATACTTAATTCTTAACGATTACATACCGCTAACTTTTTGCATCATCATTCTGGTGGTTTGCGGTATACTCCTGAAGAAATACTGGTGGAACAATTTAAACGACCTGCAATAA
- a CDS encoding glycosidase — protein sequence MKKLKLISNYESLMKEYNNLLCKKNNPIAPSNGIIHRYENPIITAKHIPVYWRYDLNAVTNPFGLERIGVNATFNAGAILWNNKYLLAVRVEGNDRKSYFAFAESDNGIDNFRFWDEPLNLPQTHPEDINVYDMRLIKHEDGHVYGIFCTEIKDPNAAKGDTSSAIANAGIIRSNDLKNWERLPNLISPSNQQRNVTLHPEFVNGKYVLYTRPQDGFIETGLGGGIGLGYVDDMANPVILKETIINNKEYHTVYELKNGLGPSPIKTDEGWLHLAHGVRNTAAGLRYVLYMFVTELNDIAKIKYQPGGYFMAPNEQEITGDVSNVLFSNGWIVNANNDIYIYYASSDTRMHVATTTVDILLDYCKNTPEDGLTTTNSVKNILSLIEINKKFM from the coding sequence ATGAAAAAATTGAAACTTATCAGCAATTATGAAAGTTTAATGAAGGAATACAACAATCTGTTGTGTAAAAAGAACAACCCCATCGCACCATCAAATGGTATCATTCACAGATATGAAAATCCGATAATTACTGCAAAACATATTCCCGTATACTGGCGATATGACCTCAACGCCGTTACCAATCCTTTCGGATTGGAGAGAATCGGGGTTAATGCTACTTTTAATGCGGGTGCAATTTTATGGAACAATAAATACCTACTTGCAGTCCGGGTGGAAGGAAATGACCGCAAATCTTATTTTGCTTTTGCTGAAAGCGACAATGGTATTGATAATTTCCGCTTTTGGGATGAGCCCCTGAATCTTCCTCAAACCCATCCTGAAGATATTAATGTGTATGATATGCGGCTTATTAAACATGAGGACGGACATGTGTATGGTATATTCTGTACGGAAATTAAAGATCCCAATGCTGCTAAAGGAGATACTTCTTCTGCTATCGCCAATGCGGGGATTATCAGGAGTAATGATCTGAAAAACTGGGAAAGACTACCTAATTTAATATCTCCTTCAAACCAACAAAGGAATGTAACCTTACATCCGGAATTTGTAAATGGAAAATACGTGCTGTACACCAGACCTCAGGATGGTTTTATAGAAACCGGTTTAGGAGGAGGCATAGGACTTGGATATGTAGACGATATGGCCAATCCGGTAATTTTAAAAGAAACGATTATCAATAATAAAGAGTACCATACGGTTTATGAATTAAAAAACGGACTTGGCCCATCTCCGATAAAAACAGATGAAGGGTGGCTTCATTTGGCTCATGGAGTACGAAACACGGCTGCCGGCCTAAGGTATGTATTGTATATGTTTGTCACGGAGCTAAACGACATTGCTAAAATCAAATACCAGCCAGGAGGTTATTTTATGGCACCTAATGAACAAGAAATAACAGGCGACGTATCCAATGTGCTTTTTTCGAACGGATGGATTGTAAATGCCAACAACGATATTTATATCTATTATGCCTCATCCGACACCAGGATGCACGTTGCAACAACCACCGTAGACATACTTCTGGATTATTGTAAGAACACTCCTGAAGATGGACTTACCACTACCAATTCTGTTAAAAACATTCTAAGCCTGATCGAAATCAACAAAAAATTCATGTAA
- a CDS encoding helix-turn-helix domain-containing protein yields MEILKKFHREITPLSNQDCFLVFDRVKDHFHFPVHYHPEFELNFISNGKGVRRIIGDHMQEINNIELVLVGPNLYHGWETHNCTNSDIHEVTIQFQETLFNDELLGRSILKPIDTLLKNAAHGISFSSQTAMALKHRITTISKLEGMEYFLELISILHALANSPDQQLLSTFTINKQDVDSNDKLQKVCSYIQKNHHHKITLNHMADLINMSSVTFGRFIKKHTGKTFVEYLNDVRIGYASRWLIEKDYTISEIAYLSGFNNIANFNRVFKSNKNCTPTEFRENFSGIKKVL; encoded by the coding sequence ATGGAAATTTTAAAAAAATTTCACCGTGAAATCACTCCTCTTTCTAATCAGGACTGTTTTTTGGTCTTCGACCGTGTTAAAGATCATTTTCATTTTCCGGTACATTATCACCCTGAATTTGAATTGAACTTTATCAGTAACGGGAAAGGTGTCAGAAGGATTATTGGCGATCATATGCAGGAAATTAATAATATCGAGCTGGTTCTTGTGGGACCAAATCTATATCATGGATGGGAGACCCATAACTGTACCAATTCTGATATCCATGAGGTTACGATACAATTTCAAGAAACTTTATTTAATGATGAATTGTTAGGACGAAGTATTCTAAAACCTATCGATACCCTGTTGAAAAATGCTGCGCATGGCATTTCTTTTTCAAGTCAGACAGCCATGGCGTTAAAACACCGAATCACCACAATATCCAAACTTGAGGGAATGGAGTATTTTTTAGAATTAATTTCTATTTTACATGCGCTGGCAAATTCTCCCGATCAGCAATTACTATCTACTTTTACGATCAATAAACAAGATGTTGATTCAAATGATAAGCTTCAGAAAGTCTGCTCTTACATCCAAAAGAACCACCACCATAAAATTACCCTTAACCACATGGCCGATCTTATCAATATGAGCAGTGTAACCTTTGGGCGTTTTATTAAAAAGCACACAGGAAAAACCTTTGTAGAATACCTGAACGATGTTAGAATAGGCTATGCTTCAAGATGGCTTATCGAAAAGGATTATACCATCTCTGAAATAGCTTATTTGTCTGGTTTTAATAATATCGCCAATTTTAACAGGGTCTTTAAAAGTAATAAAAACTGTACCCCGACTGAGTTCAGAGAAAATTTTTCAGGCATCAAAAAAGTATTGTAA
- a CDS encoding ecotin produces MKTISYKLAGISLIAFLCLTSVAMGQSSLRKTDLSVFPKPEKGFKQMVIEVPHSDNDAQKRIEFVVGKWMEVDTCNKHGLQGSIEEKDLKGWGYNYYIFNTNGNVMSTQMACLDKKMVSKFISGQPKMVRYNGKLPVVIYVPEGYDVQFKIFKAEEDVYQAGEVKQ; encoded by the coding sequence ATGAAAACAATATCATACAAATTAGCTGGAATATCATTAATCGCATTTTTATGCTTAACTTCTGTTGCCATGGGACAATCAAGCTTGAGAAAAACGGATCTCTCTGTATTTCCTAAACCTGAAAAAGGATTTAAACAAATGGTCATCGAAGTTCCCCATTCGGACAATGATGCTCAAAAAAGAATTGAGTTTGTTGTAGGAAAATGGATGGAGGTAGATACTTGTAATAAACATGGACTTCAGGGAAGTATAGAAGAAAAAGATCTTAAAGGGTGGGGATATAATTATTATATCTTTAATACAAATGGTAATGTTATGTCTACCCAAATGGCTTGTTTAGATAAAAAAATGGTCAGCAAGTTTATTTCCGGTCAACCAAAAATGGTAAGATATAATGGAAAGTTACCTGTGGTAATTTATGTTCCGGAAGGCTATGATGTACAATTTAAAATATTCAAGGCAGAAGAAGACGTATATCAGGCCGGTGAAGTAAAGCAGTAA
- a CDS encoding TlpA family protein disulfide reductase, whose protein sequence is MKKYLIALSVLGMCAVSCNQDNQKKEEKKTITVKGHIKFADANDKFGVTLTQYNTDKQEFEVLKEIEVDSANNYSFELDTDTPEFFNLDVYKQQRVEFYADDEDLTINFRGVDTAKIKIKNPPHVHIDGGVKNNVLNALHFLSYQNYQRMIATGKEQYEASKSDCQAWKDYAAGLWDKLYELNDTDVMNIIEMYKDYPTVIKGIQSLSWKRHKDYMLQNFEALAEKYPDLDFVQKAKDDLIAKIESQSKTDIGKTAPDFTFPDIDGKEVSLSDFKGKYVLIDFWASWCGPCRKEAPNVQEQYRLYKDKGFEVISVSIDKKMDAWKKAVKEDKLEGTLLIAQESKQLMLDYSFSGIPYMVLLDKEGKVVAKNLRGESLQEKLKEIF, encoded by the coding sequence ATGAAAAAGTATTTAATAGCACTGTCAGTTTTAGGAATGTGTGCTGTATCGTGTAACCAGGACAATCAAAAGAAAGAGGAAAAGAAAACTATCACTGTGAAAGGGCATATAAAATTTGCCGATGCCAATGATAAATTCGGAGTGACATTGACTCAATATAATACAGATAAACAGGAGTTTGAAGTATTAAAGGAGATCGAGGTGGACTCTGCAAATAATTATTCTTTTGAATTAGATACCGACACCCCGGAATTTTTTAATCTCGATGTGTATAAGCAGCAACGGGTTGAATTCTATGCAGACGACGAGGATCTGACTATTAATTTCAGGGGAGTCGATACTGCTAAAATAAAAATTAAGAACCCTCCTCATGTTCATATTGACGGAGGTGTGAAAAATAATGTTTTAAATGCGTTACATTTTCTTTCATACCAAAACTATCAGCGTATGATAGCAACTGGTAAGGAGCAGTATGAAGCATCGAAGTCGGATTGTCAGGCATGGAAGGATTATGCTGCGGGTTTATGGGACAAACTTTATGAGTTGAATGATACCGACGTAATGAATATCATAGAAATGTATAAAGATTACCCGACCGTAATCAAGGGGATACAGTCTTTGTCATGGAAGAGACATAAAGACTATATGTTACAAAACTTTGAAGCGTTGGCAGAAAAATATCCAGATCTTGATTTTGTTCAAAAAGCAAAAGATGATTTGATTGCTAAGATTGAGTCGCAATCTAAAACCGATATTGGAAAAACAGCACCAGATTTTACATTTCCTGATATCGATGGGAAAGAAGTATCGCTAAGCGATTTTAAAGGGAAGTATGTATTGATAGATTTTTGGGCGTCCTGGTGCGGGCCGTGTAGAAAAGAAGCCCCAAATGTTCAGGAGCAATACAGGTTATATAAAGACAAGGGGTTTGAAGTGATTAGTGTGTCGATAGATAAAAAGATGGATGCATGGAAGAAGGCTGTTAAAGAAGATAAGCTGGAGGGAACCCTTCTGATAGCACAAGAATCCAAACAACTAATGCTTGATTATTCATTTTCCGGAATCCCTTATATGGTACTTCTGGATAAAGAAGGGAAAGTTGTGGCCAAGAACCTGAGAGGAGAATCACTGCAGGAGAAACTAAAAGAGATCTTTTAA